One window of the Granulicella arctica genome contains the following:
- a CDS encoding glycoside hydrolase family 95 protein, translating to MDTHAHPSTTGGSETFWYARPAAIWDEALPIGNGRLGATIFGGADTTTNNRDQQNKRSNINIADGSKARPQDEHLQLNESTFWQGTRADKLNPLGHEGFRQIRLAPFVQALS from the coding sequence TTGGACACCCATGCGCATCCTTCTACAACTGGCGGGAGCGAGACCTTTTGGTATGCGAGGCCAGCAGCCATCTGGGACGAAGCTCTGCCAATTGGCAACGGAAGGCTCGGCGCAACGATCTTCGGCGGCGCAGACACCACGACGAACAATCGCGATCAGCAGAACAAGCGCTCCAACATCAATATTGCGGACGGAAGTAAGGCACGCCCACAGGACGAGCACCTGCAGCTCAACGAGAGTACGTTTTGGCAGGGAACTCGTGCCGACAAGCTGAATCCGCTTGGGCACGAAGGGTTTCGTCAGATCAGATTAGCGCCCTTCGTTCAGGCGCTCAGTTGA